A DNA window from Rhodococcus sp. 4CII contains the following coding sequences:
- a CDS encoding multicopper oxidase domain-containing protein produces MSAPSRRQLLFGGALAGTAGLVLGAGKLTQSPSEHPPGAHAGAGPAHSSHSAGTAGHGGGSSGPTFRLGQQVDHAANGFHPTAMLRDFDYGSTSVLPDGRTLREWEVFAGDEEIEVAPGVFFPAWTFNSRVPGPALRCTEGDRLRVRFTNGSAHPHTMHFHGIHPAEMDGIPGVGRGIIEPGESFTYEFDATPFGLHLYHCHVSPLAEHIARGMYGTFVIDPAQGRPPADEMVMVMHGYNTTFDGEGNQLYAVNGIPFHYMHEPVQVKRGELVRIYLVNVLEYDPINSFHVHGNFFDYYPTGTRLEPAEFTDTIVQAQGQRGICEMRFPHPGKYMFHAHKTEFADLGWMGFFEVTE; encoded by the coding sequence ATGAGCGCGCCGTCGCGCCGTCAGTTGCTGTTCGGCGGGGCGCTGGCGGGGACCGCGGGGCTGGTACTGGGGGCGGGAAAATTGACGCAATCCCCGAGCGAGCACCCTCCCGGAGCACATGCCGGCGCCGGACCGGCCCATTCGTCCCACAGCGCCGGAACCGCCGGTCACGGTGGTGGAAGCAGTGGGCCGACCTTCCGGCTCGGCCAGCAGGTCGACCACGCGGCGAACGGATTCCACCCCACCGCCATGCTGCGTGATTTCGACTACGGCAGCACCTCCGTGCTGCCAGACGGGCGCACGCTGCGCGAGTGGGAGGTCTTCGCCGGTGACGAGGAGATCGAAGTCGCCCCGGGGGTGTTTTTCCCGGCGTGGACGTTCAATTCGCGGGTACCGGGTCCGGCCCTGCGCTGCACCGAGGGCGACCGGCTGCGGGTGCGGTTCACCAACGGGTCCGCGCATCCGCACACGATGCACTTCCACGGCATCCACCCGGCCGAGATGGACGGGATCCCCGGGGTGGGCCGGGGCATCATCGAACCCGGCGAATCGTTCACCTACGAATTCGATGCCACCCCGTTCGGGCTGCACCTCTACCACTGCCACGTCAGCCCGCTCGCCGAGCACATCGCCCGCGGCATGTACGGCACCTTCGTCATCGACCCCGCGCAGGGGCGGCCTCCGGCCGACGAGATGGTGATGGTGATGCACGGCTACAACACCACCTTCGACGGGGAAGGCAACCAGCTCTACGCGGTCAACGGCATCCCGTTCCACTACATGCACGAGCCCGTGCAGGTCAAACGTGGTGAATTGGTGCGGATCTACCTGGTCAACGTGCTCGAGTACGACCCGATCAACAGCTTCCACGTGCACGGCAACTTCTTCGACTACTACCCGACCGGGACCCGGCTCGAGCCGGCCGAATTCACCGACACCATCGTCCAGGCCCAGGGCCAACGCGGAATCTGCGAGATGCGGTTCCCTCATCCGGGCAAATACATGTTCCACGCCCACAAGACCGAGTTCGCCGACCTGGGCTGGATGGGATTCTTCGAGGTGACCGAATGA